A single region of the Elizabethkingia sp. JS20170427COW genome encodes:
- a CDS encoding glycoside hydrolase family 97 protein, with amino-acid sequence MKKLTIGAALLSMSCFYAQSLKSPDGKFEMNFQLKNGVPFYNLKYDGQTVVEDSKLGLRLFKDNSAKFGEEISKVDQSKYNLNDDFTKIAENRDSKNETWQPILGEKKNYINHYNELAVTLHQDKADRNIIIKFRLFNDGLGFRYEFPEQKNLNYFVIKEEDTEFDFPTDMKAWWIPGDYDTQEYKPTTSKVSEIPKLWATSYEENTSQTLIKNAVQSPLMLKREGKNPLYINVAEAAVLNYPASNLEVDAQDFKFKTHLTPDAQGAKGYIQTSATTPWRTIIVSPKAEVVLASKMLFNLNEPTKYKDTSYIKPTKYMGVWWEMIIGKSQWAYSTATNVHLGKTDFSKLTPNGKHAANNQKVKEYIDFAAANGFDGLLIEGWNIGWEDWFGHSKEFVFDFITPYPDFDIKMLNDYAHAKGIKLIMHHETSGSATNYERWADQAFQLMNKYGYDAVKTGYVGSIIPRGEHHYSQWTINHYYRIAEKANDYKIMVNSHESVRPTGESRTYPNYISAEAARGTEYEAFGGNDPDHQTILPFTRWMGGSMDYTPGIFQTKLDYYFPGDTRFVKTTLAKQLALYVVMYMPLQMAADLPENYAKHMDAFQFIKDVAADWDDTVILSAEPGDYIHTARKAKGTGQWFVGGITDENARDFTVDFSFLDKGKKYEATIYEDGKDADYINNPQSYHIYKKIVTSKTKLPVHLVRSGGYAISLKEIK; translated from the coding sequence ATGAAGAAATTAACCATTGGTGCAGCATTACTATCCATGTCTTGCTTCTATGCCCAATCCTTAAAATCTCCAGATGGAAAATTTGAAATGAATTTTCAACTTAAAAACGGAGTTCCATTTTATAATTTAAAATATGATGGACAAACTGTAGTAGAAGATTCTAAATTAGGCCTACGTCTTTTTAAAGATAACTCAGCTAAATTCGGAGAAGAAATTTCTAAAGTCGATCAAAGCAAATATAACCTGAATGATGATTTCACTAAAATCGCTGAAAATCGCGATTCTAAAAATGAAACCTGGCAACCTATTTTAGGAGAAAAGAAAAATTACATTAACCATTATAACGAGCTGGCGGTAACCCTGCATCAGGATAAAGCCGATAGAAATATCATCATCAAGTTCAGACTTTTTAATGATGGTCTTGGTTTCCGATATGAGTTCCCAGAGCAGAAAAACCTTAATTATTTCGTTATCAAAGAGGAAGATACCGAATTTGATTTTCCTACCGATATGAAAGCCTGGTGGATTCCAGGAGATTATGACACTCAGGAATATAAGCCAACGACTTCCAAAGTATCGGAAATTCCGAAATTATGGGCAACTTCTTATGAAGAAAATACTTCTCAGACTTTAATTAAAAATGCAGTTCAGTCTCCACTGATGTTAAAAAGAGAAGGTAAAAATCCTTTATACATCAATGTTGCCGAAGCCGCAGTACTGAACTATCCTGCTTCCAACCTGGAAGTTGATGCTCAGGATTTTAAATTCAAAACTCATCTTACTCCAGATGCACAGGGAGCTAAAGGCTATATACAGACTTCAGCTACCACGCCTTGGAGAACCATTATCGTTTCTCCAAAAGCAGAAGTAGTGCTGGCCTCTAAAATGCTTTTCAACCTGAACGAACCTACTAAGTATAAAGATACTTCCTACATTAAACCTACAAAATATATGGGCGTATGGTGGGAAATGATTATCGGAAAATCCCAATGGGCATATTCTACCGCAACCAATGTACACCTTGGAAAAACCGATTTTTCCAAGCTTACCCCAAATGGTAAACATGCGGCAAACAATCAGAAAGTAAAAGAATATATAGATTTTGCTGCAGCCAATGGTTTTGATGGTTTATTAATAGAAGGTTGGAATATCGGTTGGGAAGATTGGTTCGGACATTCTAAAGAATTCGTTTTCGATTTTATCACACCTTATCCTGATTTTGATATCAAAATGCTGAATGATTACGCCCATGCCAAAGGGATAAAACTCATCATGCACCACGAAACATCTGGATCTGCAACCAATTATGAGCGTTGGGCAGATCAGGCTTTCCAACTGATGAATAAATACGGATACGATGCCGTAAAAACAGGATATGTAGGAAGTATTATCCCAAGAGGTGAACATCATTATTCTCAATGGACCATCAATCATTATTACAGAATTGCTGAAAAGGCCAATGACTATAAAATTATGGTCAATTCTCACGAATCGGTTAGACCTACCGGTGAAAGCAGAACATATCCTAACTATATTTCGGCAGAAGCCGCAAGAGGTACAGAATATGAAGCTTTCGGAGGAAATGATCCGGATCACCAAACTATTTTGCCTTTTACCCGATGGATGGGTGGATCCATGGACTATACGCCAGGTATTTTCCAAACCAAACTGGACTATTATTTCCCAGGAGATACCCGCTTTGTAAAAACAACACTTGCTAAACAGTTGGCTCTTTATGTAGTGATGTATATGCCTTTACAAATGGCTGCCGATTTACCGGAAAACTACGCAAAACACATGGATGCTTTCCAGTTTATCAAGGATGTTGCTGCAGATTGGGATGATACGGTAATTTTATCCGCAGAACCGGGAGATTATATCCATACGGCAAGAAAAGCAAAAGGTACAGGACAATGGTTTGTTGGGGGTATTACAGATGAAAATGCACGGGATTTTACTGTAGATTTCTCATTCCTGGATAAAGGAAAGAAATACGAAGCAACGATTTATGAAGATGGTAAAGATGCAGATTATATCAATAATCCTCAAAGTTATCATATTTATAAAAAGATCGTTACCTCTAAGACTAAACTTCCAGTACATCTGGTAAGAAGTGGTGGATATGCGATTTCTTTAAAAGAAATTAAGTAA
- a CDS encoding SusE domain-containing protein, translating to MKLKSIHQLLIAFLVFLGLQSCDNRDTMTIDKGNTPEISSLSSTKIVLDSDKQDSIALTVKWKPATYTVPTEIKYKIEISDNESFSDFLELGSTDASITEASYTTSQLNTFAKELGFETSEESTMYIRVKALLGASSLVQISPVKSLTIVPYELGYPDFYIVGEASFVGWNANQAQLFHKEGSLSYMYTYLEKDKSFRFLGQKDWGPINYSIDAPEIKEDNRYFLSTGDNIGLAAGDNENMKFLGESGIYKVIIDANKTEKSIKAVVASTKGYDYPNLYIVGNIAGNNWTAEQAIAMERKSAGVFELILNLPDGAEFKFLGQQSWGDLDWGNISGNGNSGYLAPKGDNGNITYNGGGSSYKLTVNLKTGIYNITAQ from the coding sequence ATGAAACTTAAATCAATACACCAGTTGCTAATAGCTTTTTTAGTTTTTTTAGGATTACAATCTTGTGATAATAGAGATACTATGACTATAGATAAAGGAAATACTCCCGAAATATCAAGCTTATCTTCAACAAAAATAGTATTAGATTCAGATAAGCAAGATAGCATTGCTTTAACGGTTAAATGGAAACCAGCTACTTACACTGTTCCTACAGAAATTAAATATAAAATTGAGATTTCTGATAATGAATCGTTTAGTGATTTCTTAGAATTAGGATCAACGGATGCTTCTATAACAGAAGCATCATATACTACTTCTCAGCTGAATACTTTTGCTAAAGAATTAGGGTTTGAAACTTCGGAAGAATCAACAATGTATATTCGTGTAAAAGCATTATTGGGAGCATCTAGCCTAGTACAAATTTCTCCAGTGAAAAGCCTTACTATAGTTCCTTATGAATTAGGCTATCCAGATTTTTATATAGTTGGAGAAGCTTCATTTGTAGGGTGGAATGCTAATCAAGCTCAGCTTTTTCATAAAGAAGGAAGTTTATCTTATATGTACACGTATTTAGAAAAAGATAAAAGTTTTAGATTCTTAGGACAAAAGGACTGGGGACCTATTAATTATAGCATTGATGCTCCAGAAATTAAAGAAGATAATAGATATTTTTTAAGCACAGGTGATAATATAGGACTGGCAGCAGGCGATAATGAAAACATGAAATTCTTAGGAGAATCAGGAATTTATAAAGTAATTATTGATGCTAATAAAACAGAAAAGAGTATTAAAGCAGTTGTAGCTTCTACTAAAGGATACGATTATCCCAATCTATATATTGTGGGCAACATAGCAGGAAACAATTGGACTGCAGAACAAGCGATAGCTATGGAAAGAAAATCTGCTGGGGTTTTTGAGCTAATCCTTAATCTTCCAGATGGTGCGGAATTCAAATTCTTAGGACAGCAATCCTGGGGGGATTTGGACTGGGGAAATATTTCTGGAAATGGAAACTCTGGATATCTTGCTCCAAAAGGAGATAATGGTAATATTACTTATAATGGAGGAGGTTCTTCTTATAAACTTACAGTAAATCTTAAAACAGGGATATATAATATTACAGCTCAGTAA
- a CDS encoding RagB/SusD family nutrient uptake outer membrane protein has protein sequence MRKYINQISIVVLSLGLLSSSTGCTDDLRQEPITELTGASLYKDFTNYNHLLAKLYGGIAVGGQSGGDGNGDIADIDGGFSSYTRLLFTLQEITTDEAVIGWNDGTLPEFHKMSWTAANEFNNAMYYRLYTEISFCNEFIKNTTDEKLSSNGILGANLEEAKAMRGEARFLRAQTYYHLLDLYGNVAFVDESTFGTLPQQISRAELFNYVEQELLLAANEMKDPHTNAYGRADKAAAWTLLAKLYLNAPVYNGSNHNNDVVTYCTKVIQAGYSLVPNYENLFLADNNVGNTEVILPIVYDGVNTQTNGGTTYMVHAAIGGTMDPAEFGVNGGWGGLRVTKSFVQKFESGDKRGRFYTDGQSLEINDLGSFTDGYAFIKYKNITQNGTPGLDNNWVDADIQMYRLSDVYLMYAEAVLRGGNGSMSEALSYVNKIRERAYGNTSGNVSSLTLDFILDERSRELSWEMTRRTDLIRFGKFTTSTYLWPWKGNIKNGTAVPDYRNLFPIPSNELVVNPNLKQNTGY, from the coding sequence ATGAGAAAATATATAAATCAAATATCAATTGTAGTTTTATCTTTAGGTCTCTTGTCTTCTTCTACAGGGTGTACAGATGATTTACGACAAGAACCTATTACCGAGCTCACAGGGGCTTCTCTTTATAAGGATTTTACAAATTATAACCACTTATTAGCAAAATTATATGGAGGTATTGCTGTAGGAGGGCAATCTGGAGGTGATGGAAATGGAGATATAGCCGATATAGATGGAGGCTTTTCTAGCTACACACGTTTGCTCTTTACCTTACAAGAAATCACCACCGATGAGGCAGTGATAGGCTGGAATGACGGCACATTACCCGAATTTCACAAAATGTCATGGACAGCAGCTAATGAGTTTAACAATGCGATGTATTATCGCCTATATACTGAAATTTCTTTTTGTAATGAATTTATCAAGAATACTACTGATGAAAAACTTTCATCCAATGGTATTTTAGGAGCAAATTTAGAAGAGGCTAAAGCCATGAGAGGAGAAGCTAGATTTTTAAGAGCACAAACCTACTATCATCTTTTGGATTTATATGGTAATGTTGCTTTTGTGGATGAGTCTACTTTTGGAACCTTACCTCAACAAATTTCTAGAGCAGAACTTTTTAATTATGTAGAGCAAGAGCTGCTTCTTGCTGCTAACGAAATGAAAGACCCTCATACTAATGCTTATGGGAGAGCTGATAAAGCCGCTGCATGGACGTTATTAGCTAAGTTGTATCTTAATGCTCCAGTATATAATGGCTCTAATCATAATAATGATGTTGTTACTTATTGTACTAAAGTTATCCAAGCAGGTTATTCTCTAGTCCCTAATTATGAGAATCTTTTTCTTGCAGATAATAATGTGGGTAATACTGAAGTTATCTTACCAATAGTGTACGATGGAGTAAATACTCAGACCAATGGAGGAACAACTTATATGGTACATGCTGCAATAGGGGGTACCATGGATCCTGCAGAATTTGGAGTTAACGGAGGATGGGGAGGCCTTAGGGTGACCAAATCTTTTGTTCAGAAGTTTGAAAGTGGAGATAAAAGAGGGCGTTTTTATACCGATGGACAATCTTTAGAGATTAATGATCTAGGAAGTTTTACGGATGGATATGCTTTTATTAAATATAAAAATATTACTCAGAACGGCACCCCTGGTTTGGATAACAATTGGGTAGATGCAGATATACAGATGTACCGCCTTTCTGATGTTTATTTAATGTATGCCGAAGCTGTTTTAAGAGGAGGTAATGGCTCTATGTCAGAAGCCTTGTCTTATGTCAATAAAATTAGAGAAAGGGCATATGGAAATACATCAGGTAATGTCTCTAGTCTTACTTTAGATTTTATTTTAGATGAAAGATCTAGAGAACTCTCTTGGGAAATGACAAGAAGGACTGATCTTATAAGGTTTGGTAAGTTTACCACTTCTACTTATCTATGGCCGTGGAAAGGCAATATTAAAAATGGAACAGCCGTTCCAGATTATAGAAATCTTTTTCCAATCCCTTCTAATGAATTGGTTGTGAATCCAAATCTTAAACAAAACACAGGATATTAA
- a CDS encoding SusC/RagA family TonB-linked outer membrane protein produces MKRNRVLKIAPAFLLVGTITYGQRVDSLSKEQKIEEVVLIGYGKQKKEDLTGSISSVTAKDFNPGSTSADQMIQGKAAGVTVVGNGGNPGSGSTIRIRGGASLNASNDPLIVIDGIPMDYGGVSGATNALALINPNDIESFDILKDASAAAIYGNRASNGVIIITTKKGATGRLKIGLSSVVSTSTKMGNLDVLSADEFRDFVKNNASQNYIDKLGKANTNWQNQIYQVAWGTDNNISLSGGIKNLPYRLTLGYNEQEGIVKTNEFKRTSVGLNLNPKFFDKHLSVNASFKGSFTENRFPNAGAIGASQYFDPTQDVYDYSSRGNLVHNYWEWWLSGGINNNATSNPLGLLYGKRDISSVLRGIGNLQLDYKFHFLPDLHFNINGGYDYSKGSGVAVEYDGYRGSYLGDTGGTRRAYEQVRDNKLLEFYLNYIKEIEAINTKVDVIAGYSYQKLNNRTPSTRTYFGNPDKDKQSQYSNPYEANLVLLGYYARGIFTIADKYIISASIRRDASSRFYNGTDDLTNVWGTFPAVSVAWKLKQESFLKNVKAISDLKLRAGWGETGQQEIGNWYNSFPSYNVSEATAQYGFGDNFYFMYRPTQYNPNLTWETTRTINAGLDLGFLNNRITATIDWFRKDTRDLLAYVQVPAGEFSNKNWKNIGKMKTDGIEFAINATPIKNEVLTWDFSVNASHYNSKITSFSNQVSADYKVQVGSISGGTGNMVQAHAVGADPFSFWVYQQVYDHNGKPLDGVYVDRNGDGKITTDDKYFYKSTTPDVTLGFSTRLRYKNWDFSTSLRAVIGNYVYNNFASQSNVQSVTTNEFMNNIAASTAKYGFKTPQYWSDIFVEDASFLRMDNLSVGYNFGKILGNNKGDLRIYAMAQNVFVITKYSGVDPEVFGNIDNGFYQRPRVYSLGFNIQF; encoded by the coding sequence GTGAAAAGAAATAGAGTATTAAAGATTGCTCCTGCATTCTTATTAGTGGGAACAATCACATATGGACAAAGGGTAGATAGCCTATCCAAAGAGCAAAAGATAGAAGAAGTAGTCTTAATAGGTTACGGAAAACAAAAGAAGGAAGATTTAACAGGATCGATTTCTTCTGTAACGGCAAAAGATTTTAATCCAGGATCAACCTCTGCAGATCAAATGATACAAGGGAAAGCTGCCGGAGTAACGGTGGTAGGAAACGGAGGAAATCCGGGTTCAGGATCAACGATTAGAATTAGAGGAGGAGCATCTCTTAATGCAAGTAATGATCCTTTAATTGTAATTGATGGGATTCCTATGGATTATGGAGGAGTATCTGGTGCCACTAATGCTTTAGCCTTAATAAACCCTAATGATATAGAATCTTTTGATATTTTGAAAGATGCTTCAGCTGCTGCTATTTATGGTAATAGGGCTTCTAATGGGGTTATTATTATTACTACCAAAAAGGGAGCTACAGGAAGATTAAAAATAGGACTTAGCTCGGTGGTATCTACTTCTACTAAAATGGGAAATCTAGATGTATTGTCTGCAGATGAGTTTAGAGATTTTGTAAAAAACAATGCTTCACAAAACTACATTGATAAATTAGGAAAGGCTAATACCAATTGGCAAAACCAAATATACCAGGTAGCTTGGGGGACAGATAATAACATATCTTTATCTGGAGGAATAAAAAATCTACCCTATCGATTAACATTAGGATATAATGAGCAAGAAGGGATTGTAAAAACTAACGAATTTAAAAGAACTTCCGTAGGACTTAATTTAAATCCTAAATTTTTTGATAAACACCTAAGTGTTAATGCTAGTTTTAAGGGATCATTTACTGAAAACCGTTTTCCTAATGCCGGGGCTATAGGAGCATCTCAATATTTTGATCCTACACAAGATGTTTATGATTATAGTAGTCGAGGAAATTTAGTACATAACTATTGGGAGTGGTGGTTAAGCGGAGGAATTAATAATAATGCTACTAGCAATCCTTTAGGCTTATTATATGGGAAAAGAGATATTTCTTCGGTACTAAGAGGAATAGGAAATTTACAATTGGATTATAAATTTCATTTTTTACCAGATTTACATTTTAATATTAATGGTGGATATGATTATTCCAAAGGAAGTGGTGTTGCCGTTGAATATGATGGATATAGAGGTTCTTATTTAGGAGATACTGGAGGAACAAGAAGAGCGTATGAGCAAGTAAGAGATAATAAATTATTAGAGTTCTATTTAAACTATATTAAGGAGATAGAAGCAATCAATACTAAAGTAGATGTTATTGCAGGGTATTCTTATCAGAAATTGAATAATAGAACCCCCTCTACGAGAACTTATTTTGGTAATCCAGATAAAGATAAACAATCCCAATATTCTAATCCTTATGAAGCCAACTTGGTATTGCTAGGATATTATGCTAGAGGTATTTTTACCATTGCCGATAAATACATCATTAGTGCTTCTATACGTAGAGATGCATCTTCTAGATTCTATAATGGTACCGATGATCTAACCAATGTTTGGGGAACCTTTCCAGCAGTTTCTGTAGCATGGAAATTAAAGCAAGAAAGCTTTTTGAAGAATGTTAAGGCTATTTCTGATTTGAAATTAAGAGCTGGATGGGGAGAGACAGGGCAGCAGGAGATAGGAAATTGGTATAACTCGTTTCCATCTTATAATGTTTCCGAAGCAACAGCACAATACGGTTTTGGGGATAATTTCTATTTTATGTACCGTCCTACCCAGTACAATCCTAATCTTACTTGGGAGACTACAAGAACCATCAATGCTGGATTGGATTTAGGTTTCTTGAATAACAGAATTACAGCTACTATTGATTGGTTCCGAAAAGATACTCGTGATTTATTGGCTTATGTTCAAGTTCCAGCAGGAGAGTTTTCCAATAAAAACTGGAAAAATATAGGGAAGATGAAAACAGATGGGATAGAATTCGCTATTAATGCGACTCCTATTAAAAATGAAGTGCTCACATGGGATTTTAGTGTTAATGCATCTCATTACAATTCTAAAATTACATCCTTTTCAAATCAGGTTTCTGCAGATTACAAGGTGCAAGTAGGAAGCATATCTGGAGGTACAGGAAATATGGTACAAGCTCATGCAGTAGGTGCTGATCCATTTAGTTTTTGGGTGTATCAGCAGGTGTATGATCATAATGGGAAACCACTGGATGGCGTATATGTAGATAGAAATGGAGACGGTAAAATTACTACCGATGATAAGTATTTTTATAAATCGACGACACCAGATGTTACTTTAGGATTCTCTACACGTTTGCGGTATAAGAATTGGGATTTTTCAACTTCTTTAAGAGCGGTAATTGGGAATTATGTATATAATAATTTTGCGTCGCAATCCAATGTACAGAGTGTTACCACTAACGAGTTTATGAATAATATCGCAGCATCTACAGCAAAATATGGATTTAAAACCCCGCAATATTGGAGTGATATTTTTGTAGAAGATGCTTCCTTTTTAAGGATGGACAATTTATCGGTAGGTTATAATTTTGGTAAAATCCTCGGAAATAATAAAGGAGATCTAAGGATTTATGCTATGGCGCAAAATGTATTTGTCATTACGAAATATTCAGGGGTAGATCCAGAAGTGTTTGGAAATATTGATAATGGTTTTTATCAAAGACCAAGAGTATATTCATTAGGCTTTAATATTCAATTCTAA
- a CDS encoding S9 family peptidase, with amino-acid sequence MKKLITSLFLAVASLGFSQENISYQKPSAEILQLADFSRPPSVSMDSKRETLVFSYRPTYKTLEELNKEDIKLAGLRIDPITNISSTVTYLNNIKLKRKGDKTEVQVSALPQNARITNLSFSPNEKTLAFTNTTSKGVELWIIDIATAHSKKISDDNLNANLGSPYSWFRNSQALLVNLLPKNRPALLNSKEDLPTGPTVSESSGKVSQNRTYQDLLKTPLDEKNFEILATSELVKIDLNGQQIPFLPANLYTNTSFSPDGELVMISTLHRPFSYIVPYNRFPSKSTVYTKDGQLVKEVNSLPLNEIQPKGFSSTRTGKRIMAWRSDMPATLYYVEALDGGDQANPVEFRDEVFTWEAPFNTTPQSLIKTKDRFAGISWGDAENAFLHERWYDTRNIKTHWFNPKTKTSKLLEDRNYQDVYSDPGDFQTYKNQYGRNVVEVKDGKVLLIGDGFTKEGQFPFIDELDLKTLKKNRIYTAKSTQRKEDIVDIIDAKKGNILILDQSSTDYPNYYIKNIKNNKKTALSNFENPFSGLKGVHKEVITYKRNDGVTLTGNLYLPAGYDRKTKKEKLPLLIWAYPAEFKDKATAGMSTKNENTFTFPSYGSFIYWVTKGYAVLDDASFPIIGEGNAEPNDTFVPQLVADAQAAIDAVDQLGYIDRKKVAVGGHSYGAFMTANLLTHSDLFACGIARSGAYNRTLTPFGFQNEQRNYWDAPQVYNTMSPFMNAHKMKTPILLIHGEADNNMGTFTMQTERYFQALKNLGAPVRMVLLPKESHGYAAKENIFHTLYEQDIFLEKCLKK; translated from the coding sequence ATGAAAAAACTAATTACTTCTTTATTCTTAGCGGTAGCTTCTCTAGGCTTTTCGCAAGAAAACATCAGCTACCAAAAACCTAGTGCAGAGATTTTACAGCTTGCAGACTTCTCACGTCCACCATCCGTATCCATGGATAGTAAAAGGGAAACCTTGGTATTCAGCTATCGTCCTACTTACAAGACCTTGGAAGAATTAAATAAGGAGGATATTAAACTTGCAGGACTTAGGATAGATCCTATTACCAATATTTCTAGCACAGTTACCTACCTTAACAACATCAAACTAAAAAGGAAAGGAGATAAAACTGAAGTTCAAGTTTCAGCCCTGCCTCAAAATGCCAGAATTACTAATCTTAGTTTTTCACCAAATGAAAAAACCTTAGCCTTTACCAATACCACTAGCAAAGGTGTTGAACTTTGGATTATTGATATTGCTACAGCACATTCAAAAAAAATATCGGACGACAACCTCAACGCTAACCTTGGGAGTCCCTATTCTTGGTTTAGAAATTCCCAGGCCTTACTCGTAAACCTATTGCCTAAAAACCGACCTGCTTTACTCAACAGTAAAGAAGATTTACCTACAGGCCCTACAGTTTCTGAAAGCAGTGGTAAAGTTTCCCAAAACCGTACCTATCAGGATTTGCTTAAGACTCCTTTAGATGAGAAAAATTTTGAAATTTTAGCAACTTCCGAATTGGTGAAAATAGACCTCAATGGCCAACAAATTCCTTTTTTACCTGCCAATTTATATACCAATACTTCTTTTTCTCCAGATGGAGAGTTGGTTATGATTTCCACTCTGCATCGTCCTTTTTCTTATATTGTACCTTACAATAGATTCCCCTCCAAAAGTACCGTGTACACTAAGGATGGGCAACTTGTAAAAGAAGTAAACTCCCTACCTCTTAATGAAATACAACCTAAAGGATTCTCTTCAACAAGAACAGGGAAAAGAATTATGGCTTGGCGTAGCGATATGCCCGCAACCCTTTACTATGTAGAAGCCTTGGATGGTGGAGACCAAGCTAACCCTGTGGAATTTAGAGATGAAGTTTTTACATGGGAAGCTCCTTTTAATACAACTCCTCAATCTTTAATCAAAACTAAAGATCGTTTTGCAGGTATCAGCTGGGGAGATGCTGAAAACGCATTCCTTCACGAAAGGTGGTACGACACTCGAAACATAAAAACCCACTGGTTTAACCCTAAAACCAAAACTTCCAAACTCCTAGAAGACAGAAATTATCAAGACGTTTATAGCGACCCTGGTGATTTCCAAACCTATAAAAACCAATATGGCAGAAATGTAGTTGAAGTAAAAGATGGTAAAGTACTTCTTATTGGGGATGGATTTACAAAAGAGGGACAATTTCCATTTATCGATGAATTGGATTTAAAAACCTTAAAGAAAAACAGAATATATACCGCTAAATCTACCCAGCGAAAAGAAGATATTGTAGATATCATCGATGCCAAAAAAGGAAACATTCTCATCCTAGATCAGTCGAGCACGGATTATCCTAATTATTATATCAAAAATATAAAGAATAACAAAAAAACAGCTTTATCTAATTTTGAAAATCCTTTTTCTGGCTTAAAAGGAGTACACAAAGAAGTAATTACTTACAAAAGAAATGATGGCGTAACACTTACAGGAAATCTTTATCTGCCAGCTGGATACGACAGAAAGACAAAAAAAGAAAAGCTACCTCTACTTATCTGGGCCTATCCTGCTGAATTTAAAGATAAGGCAACTGCCGGGATGAGTACTAAAAATGAAAATACCTTTACCTTCCCTAGCTATGGCTCTTTCATCTATTGGGTAACCAAGGGATATGCCGTTCTAGATGATGCTTCCTTCCCTATTATTGGAGAAGGCAATGCAGAACCTAACGACACTTTTGTTCCACAATTAGTGGCAGATGCCCAAGCAGCTATTGATGCTGTAGATCAACTCGGGTACATCGACCGAAAAAAAGTTGCTGTAGGAGGTCACTCCTATGGAGCTTTCATGACCGCTAATCTACTCACCCATTCCGATTTATTTGCTTGTGGTATTGCAAGAAGTGGTGCCTACAACCGAACTCTTACACCTTTTGGCTTCCAAAACGAGCAAAGAAATTATTGGGATGCTCCACAAGTGTACAACACGATGTCTCCTTTCATGAATGCTCATAAAATGAAAACTCCTATCCTATTAATCCACGGAGAGGCCGACAATAACATGGGGACATTTACCATGCAAACCGAAAGATACTTCCAAGCGCTTAAAAACCTGGGAGCTCCTGTACGTATGGTATTACTTCCTAAAGAATCCCATGGGTATGCAGCAAAGGAAAACATTTTCCATACCTTATATGAACAAGATATTTTCTTAGAAAAATGCTTGAAAAAATAA
- a CDS encoding DUF1398 family protein has protein sequence MFTKENILDIGSESGATADYPSRVERLKQIGVHQYIHNLFKGSTTYFSKDGGLIEIEDAEKSLSINGISSIDHLKQALKLHKRGETDFETFCQQMAISGVASWLVDLEEMEIYYKDNMDDVLLEDKIDNR, from the coding sequence ATGTTCACGAAGGAAAACATTCTAGACATAGGTTCAGAAAGTGGGGCCACCGCCGATTACCCCTCGAGGGTGGAGAGATTAAAACAAATAGGCGTACATCAGTATATCCATAATCTTTTTAAAGGAAGTACAACGTACTTTTCTAAAGATGGAGGATTAATTGAAATAGAGGATGCGGAAAAGTCTTTAAGTATTAATGGTATATCATCCATTGATCATCTTAAACAGGCTCTGAAGCTTCATAAAAGAGGAGAAACAGACTTTGAGACCTTTTGTCAACAAATGGCAATCTCTGGGGTAGCATCGTGGTTGGTAGATTTGGAGGAAATGGAAATTTACTATAAAGACAATATGGACGATGTGTTATTGGAGGATAAAATAGACAATAGATAG